A region of Chitinophaga horti DNA encodes the following proteins:
- a CDS encoding O-succinylhomoserine sulfhydrylase translates to MFPPQNKMSQENQQYHPETNAIRTRAAQTQHMEHSSPVFLTSSFTFDNAEDMRAAFADETDANIYSRFSNPTVDEFAARLASLEGAETGFATSSGMSAIFASFMAFLKAGDHLVSCSSIFGSTHTVITKFLPKWGIEYTYFDINSPASLEAAIRPNTRMVFLETPSNPGLDVIDLTYVAEVCKRKNVILNVDNCFATPALQKPILQGADIVTHSATKWIDGQGRVLGGAIVGRAELIKEVHTFCRSTGPAMSPFNAWVLSKSLETLHVRMARHSSTALSLAGALQSNDKLEWVKYPMLESHPQYTIAKKQMTAGGGILCFEIKGGLEKGRKFLDALQMCSLTANLGDSRTIVSHPSSTTHAKLSEEERLKVGITPGLIRISCGLEHPEDIKNDIEQALQKA, encoded by the coding sequence ATGTTTCCCCCGCAAAATAAAATGAGCCAGGAAAACCAACAGTATCATCCGGAGACAAATGCCATCAGAACACGGGCCGCGCAAACACAGCACATGGAGCATTCCAGCCCGGTATTCTTAACTTCCAGCTTTACATTCGATAATGCGGAAGATATGCGCGCCGCCTTCGCCGATGAAACAGACGCCAATATTTACAGCCGCTTCAGCAACCCGACGGTAGATGAATTTGCTGCCCGTTTAGCCTCGCTTGAAGGCGCCGAAACAGGTTTTGCTACATCCTCGGGCATGAGCGCGATCTTCGCCAGCTTTATGGCCTTCCTTAAGGCAGGAGATCACCTGGTATCGTGCAGCTCTATCTTTGGATCTACGCATACGGTTATCACGAAGTTCCTTCCGAAATGGGGTATCGAGTATACTTATTTTGATATCAATTCACCCGCATCGCTGGAAGCCGCCATCCGCCCAAATACGCGCATGGTGTTCCTCGAAACGCCATCTAACCCGGGCCTCGATGTAATTGATCTCACTTATGTTGCAGAAGTGTGTAAACGTAAAAACGTGATCCTGAACGTGGACAACTGTTTTGCCACACCGGCATTGCAGAAGCCTATTCTGCAGGGTGCCGACATCGTTACGCATTCGGCCACCAAGTGGATCGACGGACAGGGACGTGTACTGGGAGGCGCCATCGTAGGTCGCGCGGAGCTGATCAAGGAAGTACATACTTTCTGTCGCAGCACTGGTCCGGCCATGTCGCCGTTTAACGCCTGGGTGCTGAGCAAAAGCCTGGAAACACTGCATGTTCGCATGGCACGCCATTCATCCACCGCACTGTCGCTGGCGGGCGCTTTACAGTCGAACGACAAACTGGAATGGGTGAAATACCCGATGCTCGAAAGCCATCCACAGTATACCATTGCCAAAAAGCAGATGACAGCAGGTGGTGGTATCCTTTGTTTCGAGATCAAAGGCGGGCTGGAAAAAGGCCGCAAGTTCCTGGACGCGCTGCAAATGTGCTCACTCACTGCGAACCTGGGGGATAGCCGTACCATTGTATCGCATCCATCCTCTACCACCCACGCCAAACTTTCTGAGGAAGAAAGGCTGAAAGTGGGCATCACACCGGGTCTGATCCGTATTTCCTGCGGACTGGAGCATCCGGAGGACATTAAGAACGACATTGAACAGGCTTTGCAAAAGGCATAA